In Phlebotomus papatasi isolate M1 chromosome 1, Ppap_2.1, whole genome shotgun sequence, the following proteins share a genomic window:
- the LOC129798577 gene encoding uncharacterized protein LOC129798577, which translates to MASIEAKLVRCNLLSAIGRIEDYIDRLSNEEREFIGFKGNLETQIKMVRSIRERFESVHATVTDQLEGDALVLEERKYAQSFYARCDKLIAAIEKIILELPSTSKDEEESKSASATSSDLMRFITSFLAQSEQRHQQQMDLLLSTLSTNAASTNPNRFAPPVNKLPQKDLPHFDGKFSSWISFKDRFTASVINFPGISNVQRLDYLKSAVSGDAYSAIKNISITEDNFKVAWDILINKFERKNDIISDNIKAFFAMPRITANNPNAIHEITNIFNESTMALDAMKVTQRDPWLIQYALDRLDSESRILWGRKIGNEVPNLKMFGEFLNQRCIDQRNATPIPTKPSQSTTPNSRQSHNKSMPSRKSANALATSATSSNCRLCQESSHALYKCAKFLSLPVEEKFQTVKRLSLCRNCFATHLTHTCTYHKCSKCHMRHNILLHDHFASAADDHPRPQAPNNGMSVKKSSDSLSDGGGSPSVLALSYSHKNQPADSPPKVFLATALVNALTSDGEPIPCRLVLDGAAQINIMTFDLYSRLNLPKFSTSCNVSGINESRSKAKFYVQMTILSRTSDTAFSFKCFVLPKITGDIPNWKVDTKAIRLPHHIQLADPAWSKQHPVDLLLCGNPYWASWLTDTIPLGRGLPLLKETVFGYVVVGEHEPVPPPDDLDSVCLSTTALNETLRRFWEIENLPTDEDVTDDQRAAEHHFVTTHSRNSEGRFVVQLPFRENPNVLGDSRSLAIRQLLALERRFQKKPELRTLYNEVMNEQLKQGWVEPVPAGSYSSPTYYMPHHGVLKDSTTTKLRIVFNASAKTSNGLCLNHLLRVGPTVQPTLAETLLRFRRCQFALTADISKMYLQVVLDPSHSDFQRFVWRPDKSQPIQDYRVTRVCFGVASSPFLATRALLQLAQEHQQSHPLASMALRRSFYVDDCLVSTDSLDEAILIKSQLIDVLQSAGFQLAKWTSNQSQLMPSCVANSRGDVNIGESLSSALGLKWDPHTDCFKFYSPISPSEECKTKRQMTAAIARLFDPIGLVGPIIVVAKILLQDVHRQTKGWDDEFPTEISKSWQDYVINLQHIDEVSVPRWISSIANPIRVELHIFCDASLKAYGAAAYIVTQDSADNRCSQLLTSKSRVAPLKPQLTIPRLELCGAHLAGELARKIETIYNPAETHFWCDSMVVLHWLHSTTDNFKIFIAKRVKETLAVSKTSQWRHVSTKMNPADLISRGASPRQLSDSSLWWNGPSWLLESQESWPPEFNKDSFPHTDPTVLVETSSGEERSILSKLLGHASSLDKLQRLTVHWLRFIKQSIPEGSRHSGPISAEELEKGLKVLIRMDQTENFPGLMRHLTAQKTVMNSKWKQLGSLTPFVDPDGIIRVGGRLEQSDETFSTKHPIILPKSRLTDLIIEKEHLRQLHAGPSLLLATVRQRFWPIGGRNSTRKIIRRCVRCRRANPKPLTQLMGQLPHHRVKYFRPFQSTGVDFAGPIQYRPSVPRGVAQRNVGLCKGYIAVFVCMASKAVHLEFVTSLSTEAFLASFRRFAARRNTPRNMFSDHGKNFEGAAREIARLYQQEQFQREIQSQTSGDGVIWQFNPPRAPHHGGLWEACVKSVKHHLTRISQHATLSYEEISTVLCQIEAILNSRPICRISNDPNELSFLTPGHFLTGAPGNAPPDPDVIHVPVNRLSCWQLCQHRAQTFGQKFRVFYLNTLQQRNKWRCDQPNIAPQDVVLMLDETQTGSKWILGQVETVTSGKDGRVRVVSVRTPQGLYVRPITKIARLLDEDPDVCSNQSTDQSEHPGENV; encoded by the coding sequence ATGGCATCTATCGAAGCCAAGCTAGTTCGATGCAACCTCCTGTCAGCTATCGGCCGCATCGAAGATTACATTGACAGGCTCAGCAATGAAGAGAGGGAATTCATTGGGTTCAAGGGCAACCTGGAGACGCAGATCAAGATGGTGCGTTCAATTAGGGAGAGATTCGAATCAGTGCATGCGACTGTCACGGATCAATTGGAAGGGGATGCATTGGTGCTGGAAGAGAGGAAGTATGCTCAGTCATTCTACGCGAGATGTGATAAGCTGATTGCGGCAATCGAGAAGATCATCCTAGAGCTTCCTAGCACTTCGAAAGATGAGGAGGAATCCAAATCTGCTTCGGCTACCTCATCCGACCTCATGCGCTTCATTACATCCTTCTTGGCACAATCGGAACAGCGTCACCAACAGCAAATGGACTTGCTCCTCAGCACTTTATCAACAAACGCAGCAAGTACCAATCCAAATAGATTTGCCCCTCCTGTCAATAAACTCCCTCAAAAAGACCTCCCGcattttgatggaaaatttagCTCATGGATTTCATTTAAAGACCGCTTCACGGCCTCAGTTATTAATTTCCCTGGTATCAGTAATGTTCAACGCTTGGATTATCTGAAATCCGCTGTTTCTGGAGATGCATACTCCgcgattaaaaatatttccatcACGGAAGACAATTTTAAAGTTGCATGGGATATCCTGATTAATAAATTCGAACGCAAAAATGATATTATCAGTGACAATATCAAAGCCTTTTTTGCCATGCCGCGCATCACTGCCAATAATCCCAATGCTATTCACGAAATCACAAACATCTTTAATGAGTCCACCATGGCTTTGGACGCCATGAAAGTCACTCAACGGGATCCCTGGCTTATCCAATATGCTCTTGACCGTTTGGATTCGGAGTCGCGCATTTTGTGGGGTCGTAAAATAGGCAATGAAGTGCCCAATTTGAAGATGTTTGGTGAATTCCTCAATCAAAGATGCATAGATCAGCGGAACGCTACTCCAATACCCACTAAGCCCAGTCAAAGTACCACACCTAACTCACGTCAATCTCACAATAAATCTATGCCATCGCGCAAATCCGCCAATGCTCTCGCCACCTCAGCCACTTCCTCCAATTGCCGTCTCTGCCAAGAATCGTCACATGCCTTATACAAATGTGCAAAGTTCTTGAGCCTACCCGTGGAGGAGAAATTTCAAACCGTTAAAAGACTCAGTCTGTGTAGGAATTGTTTTGCCACCCATTTGACACACACCTGCACTTATCATAAATGTTCAAAATGTCATATGAGGCACAACATTTTACTGCACGACCATTTTGCCTCTGCTGCGGATGATCACCCTAGGCCTCAAGCGCCTAATAATGGGATGTCTGTTAAAAAGTCATCCGATTCTCTGTCGGATGGCGGTGGTTCGCCTTCGGTTCTTGCCTTGAGTTATTCACATAAGAATCAACCTGCCGATTCTCCTCCGAAAGTCTTCTTAGCGACTGCCCTTGTGAATGCTCTTACATCAGATGGAGAACCTATCCCATGTCGTCTTGTCCTAGATGGCGCCGCTCAAATAAATATCATGACTTTCGATTTGTATTCTCGTCTCAATCTTCCAAAATTCTCTACGAGCTGCAACGTTTCGGGAATCAACGAAAGTCGTTCCAAGGCAAAGTTTTATGTTCAGATGACTATCCTTTCACGGACATCTGACACTGCGTTCTCATTCAAGTGCTTCGTGCTGCCCAAAATTACAGGAGATATTCCAAATTGGAAAGTTGACACAAAGGCTATTCGACTGCCCCATCATATTCAGTTGGCTGATCCCGCATGGTCAAAGCAGCATCCGGTCGATTTATTGTTGTGCGGCAATCCCTATTGGGCCAGCTGGCTCACTGATACCATTCCTCTGGGACGCGGTCTCCCTCTTCTCAAAGAGACAGTGTTCGGATATGTTGTCGTTGGAGAACATGAACCAGTACCTCCTCCTGATGACCTAGATTCTGTATGCTTGTCCACTACTGCTCTCAATGAGACTCTACGACGCTTCTGGGAGATCGAAAATTTGCCTACTGACGAAGACGTTACTGACGATCAACGCGCTGCTGAGCATCACTTTGTGACCACCCATTCTCGCAATTCAGAGGGTCGCTTTGTAGTCCAACTACCATTCCGAGAAAATCCTAATGTCTTAGGAGATTCACGATCTCTTGCTATTCGTCAACTTCTAGCACTGGAACGGAGATTTCAAAAGAAGCCtgagcttcgaacactttacaATGAGGTCATGAATGAACAGCTCAAGCAAGGTTGGGTTGAGCCTGTTCCTGCGGGGTCTTATTCCTCACCTACTTACTACATGCCTCACCACGGAGTGCTAAAAGATTCCACAACCACCAAGCTTCGCATTGTCTTCAATGCAAGTGCAAAAACCTCTAATGGTCTCTGTCTCAATCATTTGCTGCGAGTGGGCCCGACGGTCCAACCTACTTTAGCAGAGACCCTCTTGCGCTTCCGGCGTTGCCAATTTGCACTTACAGCAGACATCAGCAAAATGTATCTGCAGGTGGTTTTAGATCCGTCACACTCAGATTTTCAGAGGTTTGTGTGGCGCCCTGATAAATCTCAACCTATACAAGACTACAGAGTCACACGCGTCTGCTTCGGTGTCGCCTCTAGCCCTTTTCTGGCCACCAGAGCCCTATTACAGTTGGCCCAAGAACACCAACAGTCGCATCCGCTTGCATCCATGGCTCTCCGGCGTTCATTTTATGTTGACGACTGTCTTGTATCTACCGATTCCCTCGATGAAGCCATACTCATTAAATCCCAGCTCATTGATGTGCTCCAGAGTGCAGGATTCCAACTAGCTAAATGGACAAGCAATCAGTCTCAGTTGATGCCCTCCTGCGTTGCTAATTCCAGAGGTGATGTCAACATTGGGGAGTCCTTGTCAAGTGCTCTCGGCCTTAAATGGGATCCACACACGGATTGTTTCAAGTTCTACTCCCCAATATCTCCATCAGAGGAATGCAAAACCAAAAGACAGATGACTGCTGCAATAGCACGCTTATTTGATCCAATCGGTCTCGTTGGCCCAATCATCGTTGTAGCCAAAATCCTTTTACAGGATGTTCACCGCCAAACCAAGGGATGGGACGATGAATTCCCAACAGAGATATCAAAGTCTTGGCAAGACTATGTGATCAATTTGCAGCATATTGATGAAGTCTCTGTCCCCAGATGGATATCCTCTATCGCTAATCCTATCAGAGTGGAGCTACACATTTTCTGTGATGCAAGCCTCAAAGCATATGGAGCAGCAGCATATATTGTTACACAGGACTCCGCGGACAATCGATGCTCCCAGTTATTGACATCCAAGTCCCGAGTTGCGCCTCTTAAACCGCAATTGACGATCCCTCGTCTCGAGCTCTGTGGAGCTCATCTGGCTGGAGAATTAGCTCGCAAAATCGAAACTATTTACAATCCTGCTGAAACTCATTTCTGGTGTGATTCTATGGTCGTGCTGCACTGGTTACACAGTACTACggataatttcaaaatattcatcGCGAAGCGTGTCAAGGAGACCTTAGCAGTGTCGAAAACGTCTCAATGGCGCCATGTTTCCACCAAGATGAACCCAGCAGATCTTATCTCGCGTGGGGCTTCTCCCAGACAACTTTCCGATTCGTCGTTGTGGTGGAATGGACCGTCATGGTTACTAGAATCTCAGGAGTCGTGGCCTCCAGAGTTCAATAAGGATTCATTTCCTCACACAGACCCTACAGTACTAGTTGAGACGTCATCGGGCGAGGAACGGTCAATTTTATCCAAGTTGTTGGGTCATGCTTCCTCTTTGGACAAGTTGCAGCGTCTTACTGTGCACTGGCTTCGGTTTATCAAGCAATCAATACCGGAGGGAAGTCGTCATTCGGGACCAATCTCTGCTGAAGAATTGGAGAAAGGACTCAAAGTCCTAATTCGTATGGACCAGACTGAAAATTTTCCGGGCCTAATGAGACATCTTACTGCCCAGAAAACTGTCATgaattccaaatggaaacagcTTGGGTCCCTCACTCCGTTTGTTGATCCCGATGGTATCATCCGTGTTGGTGGGAGACTGGAGCAGTCTGATGAAACCTTTTCAACCAAGCATCCGATTATCCTTCCTAAGTCTCGCTTAACCGACCTCATCATTGAAAAAGAGCACTTGCGGCAACTTCATGCGGGGCCGTCGCTCCTCTTGGCTACAGTACGTCAGAGGTTTTGGCCTATCGGAGGTCGTAATTCTACCAGAAAGATAATCCGTCGCTGTGTAAGATGTCGCCGAGCAAATCCGAAGCCACTCACTCAATTGATGGGTCAACTGCCTCATCATCGGGTTAAATATTTTCGTCCGTTTCAATCTACTGGAGTAGATTTTGCTGGACCCATCCAGTATCGTCCATCGGTGCCTCGGGGAGTGGCCCAAAGAAATGTCGGACTTTGCAAAGGATACATTGCCGTCTTCGTGTGCATGGCCAGCAAAGCCGTGCATCTTGAATTCGTAACGAGTTTATCGACTGAGGCTTTTCTGGCATCTTTTCGCCGCTTCGCAGCGAGACGGAATACACCACGCAACATGTTTTCCGACCATGGGAAAAACTTTGAAGGTGCAGCACGTGAGATAGCTCGTTTGTACCAGCAAGAGCAATTTCAACGAGAGATTCAGTCACAAACTTCTGGCGATGGTGTGATTTGGCAATTTAATCCACCAAGGGCTCCCCATCATGGTGGCTTGTGGGAAGCATGTGTGAAAAGCGTCAAGCATCATCTCACTAGAATCTCTCAACATGCGACTCTTTCTTATGAGGAAATCTCTACAGTTTTATGCCAGATAGAAGCAATTCTAAACAGCCGCCCAATTTGTCGTATCTCTAATGACCCTAATGAACTATCATTTCTGACCCCAGGGCATTTTCTCACTGGCGCACCAGGAAATGCTCCGCCAGACCCTGATGTTATCCATGTTCCTGTGAACAGATTGTCTTGTTGGCAGTTGTGTCAGCATCGAGCTCAAACGTTTGGCCAAAAGTTTAGAGTCTTCTATTTGAACACTCTCCAACAACGAAACAAATGGAGGTGCGATCAGCCAAACATTGCCCCACAGGATGTTGTGCTTATGCTGGATGAAACACAGACTGGTAGCAAATGGATATTGGGTCAAGTGGAAACGGTCACATCTGGAAAGGATGGGCGTGTACGCGTCGTTTCAGTGAGAACTCCACAAGGACTTTATGTGCGCCCGATCACAAAAATTGCACGGCTTCTTGATGAGGATCCAGATGTGTGCTCCAACCAATCGACAGATCAGTCGGAGCACCCGGGGGAGAATGTTTAA
- the LOC129798589 gene encoding protein Tube: MTTLTRKTEIRHLPSAEVFKIAQQLDSSQNWKKLMRIIPKKLEEDADILVFGGKYNAEHIKIIENNKGSRLAAEVLIDEWGTSGRIRPNLAHLLQLLVKAELFRAAEYVACDLLNEPLPKRPDKGPAAKIDITLPPDEEIEAIGGILSNMEYPNSSNLNNDRSQMDNNRDFYDKWTPNDQQKIRLDESRNGISENLIEFSVSSVSVTQDSNFSLHSDIVGNDGIVLVGGEDGPSNASRNIPSSIDTLSTDIPDTVTSNSENNTEIPNTEINDVLPDVSLLRVHRADPPEDSSDNLPHFSLLMPRAPPANETKSENTDVNLSSDSETFQSTSEIISDSIPNIPNLPMLQGK, encoded by the exons ATGACAACACTTACACGGAAAACGGAAATTCGTCACTTGCCATCAGCTGAAGTCTTTAAAATCGCTCAACAGCTGGATTCTTCGCAAAACTGGAAGAAATTGATGAGGATCATCCCGAAGAAACTGGAAGAAGATGCTGATATTTTGGTATTTGGTGGAAAATACAATGCTGAGCATATAAA GATAATTGAGAACAACAAAGGAAGTCGATTGGCAGCTGAGGTGCTAATTGACGAATGGGGCACATCCGGGAGAATCCGTCCTAATCTCGCACATCTCCTGCAGCTCCTGGTGAAGGCTGAGCTCTTCCGTGCTGCAGAATACGTGGCCTGTGATCTACTAAACG AACCTCTACCTAAGCGTCCGGATAAGGGTCCAGCTGCCAAGATTGACATCACACTGCCTCCTGATGAGGAAATTGAGGCAATAGGAGGCATTCTCAGCAACATGGAGTATCCAAATTCATCGAACTTGAACAACGATCGCAGTCAAATGGACAACAACCGGGATTTCTACGACAAATGGACTCCAAATGACCAACAGAAAATCCGATTGGATGAATCTAGGAATGGAATTTCAGAGAATCTTATCGAATTCTCTGTATCAAGTGTTTCAGTGACGCAAGACAGTAATTTCTCCTTGCATTCGGACATTGTTGGGAATGATGGAATTGTTCTCGTTGGCGGGGAAGATGGTCCATCAAATGCTTCGAGAAATATTCCAAGTAGCATTGACACTCTCTCCACGGATATTCCGGACACTGTGACCAGTAACTCGGAGAATAACACGGAAATTCCAAATACTGAGATAAATGACGTCCTTCCGGATGTCAGTTTACTTCGAGTCCATCGAGCAGATCCCCCTGAAGATTCCTCAGACAATCTACCCCACTTCAGTCTCCTCATGCCCCGAGCGCCCCCAGCAAATGAAACCAAATCCGAAAACACGGATGTCAACCTCAGTTCAGACTCTGAAACATTCCAGTCCACTAGTGAAATCATTTCCGACAGTATTCCCAACATTCCCAATCTCCCAATGCTCCAAGGCAAATAA
- the LOC129798594 gene encoding solute carrier family 25 member 35-like: protein MPVAQYTDFLLGGIASMGATVFTNPLEVIKTRIQLQGELAARGTYVEPYRGIFQSLITVAKHDGITGLQKGLVPALNFQFVLNAFRLGIYNRAVEAGWTKSRGGKESFGRNLFWGATGGLAGAVLSSPFFMIKTHLQSQAVKAIAVGHQHSHTGMSHAFKEIYRAHGFSGLYRGVLATIPRAILGSGGQLATFGVTKDMIKRHLEIQNPLFVSLLAGMLAGSVMAMTITPPDVIATRLFNQGVDEKGKGIYYRGVIDCCIKVVRAEGIYGLYKGFWATYLRIGPHATLVLMFFDQMVMYRGKLFGK from the exons ATGCCCGTGGCGCAGTATACGGACTTCCTCCTGGGAGGAATAGCGTCGATGGGAGCGACGGTGTTCACTAATCCCTTGGAA GTCATCAAGACCAGGATTCAGCTTCAGGGAGAACTGGCAGCTCGTGGGACATATGTTGAGCCGTACAGAGGGATCTTTCAGTCACTGATAACAGTGGCAAAGCACGATGGAATTACAGGGCTGCAGAAAGGACTAGTTCCTGCTCTGAACTTCCAATTTGTCCTCAATGCTTTTcg ATTGGGAATTTACAATCGTGCCGTGGAAGCAGGTTGGACAAAGTCTCGCGGTGGGAAGGAATCTTTCGGGCGAAATCTCTTCTGGGGAGCAACAGGAGGATTAGCTGGAGCTGTTCTCTCTTCTCCATTCTTTATGATAAAGACTCACCTTCAGTCTCAGGCTGTAAAAGCCATAGCTGTTGGACATCAACATTCGCACACGGGAATGTCACATGCTTTCAAGGAGATTTACCGTGCTCATGGTTTCAGTGGTCTCTACCGGGGAGTCCTGGCGACGATTCCACGAGCAATTCTCGGAAGTGGCGGTCAATTAGCTACTTTTGGGGTTACCAAAGATATGATCAAACGCCACTTAGAGATTCAGAATCCACTGTTTGTGTCCCTTCTCGCGGGAATGCTTGCAGGATCAGTGATGGCAATGACGATAACACCTCCAGACGTTATCGCTACGAGGCTGTTCAATCAGGGAGTCGATGAGAAGGGCAAGGGAATCTACTATCGAGGAGTTATTGATTGCTGCATCAAAGTTGTGAGGGCTGAGGGCATTTATGGGCTCTACAAAGGTTTCTGGGCTACTTACCTGCGTATAGGGCCTCATGCTACGCTTGTGCTGATGTTTTTCGATCAAATGGTCATGTACAGAGGGAAGCTCTTTGGGAAGTGA